In a single window of the Octopus sinensis linkage group LG1, ASM634580v1, whole genome shotgun sequence genome:
- the LOC115214395 gene encoding uncharacterized protein LOC115214395, with translation MTTIKTLEKFEIAAKSEGFTMNEDKCVYSAATLDFLGYRISHNTLSPGPERLAPLLNLPTITDAKSLKRIVEKAFESLKVEPANAAIQVIDENIPFTVETDALDFAISATLNQEGRPVAFHSFTLQSSEQYYSL, from the exons ATGACAACGATAAAAACtttagaaaaatttgaaattgcagcAAAAAGTGAAGGGTTTACCATGAATGAAGACAAATGCGTTTACTCAGCAGCAACTCTTGACTTTCTTGGATACCGTATCTCACACAATACCCTCAGCCCTGGCCCAGAAAGGCTTGCTCCACTCCTCAATCTTCCTACAATAACTGACGCGAAATCATTAAAACGTATAGTCG AAAAAGCATTTGAGTCATTAAAGGTAGAACCAGCCAATGCTGCCATTCAAGTAATAGATGAGAACATTCCATTCACTGTTGAGACAGATGCTTTGGATTTTGCCATATCTGCGACACTAAATCAAGAGGGAAGACCTGTTGCATTCCATTCTTTCACACTGCAAAGTAGCGAACAGTACTACTCTCTTTGA